A stretch of DNA from Gottschalkia acidurici 9a:
TATATATATATTATAATATTTTTATACTTTTGTCAGCTTTTATTCGATCATTTAGCTAATCAACTTAATAAAGACTTCTAAATATTTAGAAGTCTTTATTAGTAAAAGCTATTTAAAAGTTTTTGATATTATTTTATCAGATACTTCATTAAGCTTTTTAAAGTTCATATTCGGTGAATAATACTTTTCCAGTTCATCATGATTTTCTTTAGTTTTTGTTAAGTTTGTTATCGCTATGTTTATTAACTGTTCTACTACTTTTTTATCATCTTCTATATCTTTCTTATGAATTTCTAGCTTTGAATCGTCTATATATTTATTTAAGTCTATAGCTTTTTTAGCACCTTTCTCGCCTAGTTTACTTAAAGTTAATCCTATATTTAGTCCTTTTATAATTATTGTTTCTATATTTTCTGGAATAAGTGGAGAGTGAAATACTTCTACATCTAACCCCCTCTTTATTCCTTCCTTATAAACTCTTTCTAATAGAGAAGACTTTCCCGTTCCTATATCGCCTTTTATATAATAAACGTCTTCTAACTCTTCTATTAGCGAATCTGTATATTCAACCCATCCATCTGGAGTGTAAGCACTTCCAAACAAGTGTCTTTCCTGTCCCAGAAATTCACTATGTTCTATACCTTCAAAAATCTCTATTACTAAATTTTCTACCTCTATATTTCTTTTTCCTACATCCAACGCTTCTTGGTTTTTCCAAACTATGTCTTCGTATATAGCTCTAGCCGCCTTTAGATATTTATATGTTCTAATATAATATTTTGAATTTGATTCTATAAGTACTCTTATTTTTTCTTTATTTTTTACTAAACTATCTTCATTCCAGTACTGACCCAGATTTATAATTTCATCTACTGCACCTGGCACTTTTGGATCCGTAACGTGTGGAGCTGTTCCATCTAGTATTGCTACTTTTAATTCTGGTATAACTACTACATCTACAGATGAAGGATCCGAAGCACAATGGTGAAATTCTAAATCATAATTTAACGCTTTAGCTCTATCGGCGAATCTTCTCATTATAGTAGACTTTCCAGTTCCCGGTCCACCTTTTAATATGAATATTCTATTAGCATCTTTTCCTAATATATTATCAAAATACGAATAAAATCCTTCTGAGGTGTTACTTGCTGGAAACATTCTTCTTACTTTACCTGCCATTTTATCCACTCCTTTTAAATAGTCTTGCTTTATAAACTGTTATCATATTATGTATTGTTTTCATATTTTGTGAATAATATAAGCTAAATATAAAAACCATGTGGGTATATCCACATGGTTTTATTAATTAGCCTCAACAGGTTTTTCTTTAGTTCTTTTCCTTAGTCTAAGCATTAGAATTGAAACTGGAAGCCAAAACGCCGCATATTTGGCCATAGAAATTAAGTTTCCTTTCATAACTTCTAAAGGAACTCCTTTAAATAGAACTTCATCAAAAGGTCTCGCAAAATAAATTAGGGGCCAAATAGCCTTCACACCTTTTACAAGTGCTTCTGGCATCTGATCTATAGGCCATACATAACCACAACTTACAAAGGTCGGTAAAGAAAGCATAAACGATATTTGAGCTAACTTTATTTTTTCACCAGTCATAACAGCCAATATAATTGCTGGTCCACTAATCGCAATAATAAACATTATAGATAGTATAAACATGGATTCCATACTTCCTCTTATATTTACATTGAATAGATTCGATACTATATAAACTGATGCATATATAGATATAAGGCTATAGAATCCACATGCTATTATCTTTGCCATAATGTCCATTATTGTCTGCACTATGTTATTTTCTCTCTTTAATTTTTCCATATCTTTTAACACCGAAATTCCCAAACCTGAAACTATAACTTGTTGAAGAAATATAGCTATATAGCCCAAAATAAGATAATTCATGTATGTCATTCTAGGATCATATACTGTCCTATCTGTAAATTTAAAAGCTAACGCAGTATTTTGTGCAACTTGAGGCATCATACCTTTTCCAGATATGGCTTTGATTTGCGCTCCTGCCCCTATGGTTTGTATTATTTCTGCTGCAGATGAATATGCATTGTTACTTATTATCATATTCGTTCCATCTAAAGCTATCATAACTTCTGACGATCTGCCTGCTAAGATGTCCTTATATAAATCTTTAGGTATATATACCGCCATTTTAGCTTTCCCGTCTTCTACAAGTTCCTCTAGTTCTTCTCTAGTGTTTGCATAGTACTTTAAGTCAAACCTATTATTTTCATAAAATTGTTGTACTATCATTCTACTCATACTAGAATTGTCCTCATCTAGTACTGCAATAGGCACTTCTTCTACATAATCATTTAAATATACTCCTCCAAATAATAAAGTTAGAGCTATAGGTGCTAGCAGAAGGAGTACTATGATATCTCTGTTCTTTAATGTATTTTTCAATTCATTAAAAATACTTTTAAGAAAGTACAATAGCTTCCTCCTCCTCTTCTTCTGATACTATAGATTTATCAGGTGCCTTTAATCTTAAGATTCCAATCAAGCTAATACTAAATGTTACTGCTATAAATATGTAGAACCACTCAATATCCTGTGTCATCTTAGAAAGAGATGTCCCTTTTAAATACATATCCCTTATATTATCTACATAATGATAAAATGGAAAGTACTCTGCTACAACCTGATAAGACTCCTTCATAGACATAACTGGCCACGTATATCCTACTATAACAGTATTAGGAACAAATAATACTGCATTAATTTGTGTAGCTAATAGTTTGTTTTTTATCCATGTGGATACCATAATAGAGAATGTAGCAACAGATAAAGACATCAGTGCACTTAGTTTCATGGCATCCGACATTTGTCCTCTAAATGGAAGATTAAAAAATTTAGATTGTATTAATATGCTTGATACAAATGATATCCAGCCTATAAGACTGTAAAAAATAATTTTTCCAATCAAGTATCCTATTTTTTCTTTTTTCTTTTCTATCTCTTCTTCTACAATGGCAACAGCTCCCATTAAAACTATTCCTGTTTGAACTATAGCCACACCAAATCCGGGATTTAAGAAATTTCTAAAACTTTTTGTAGGGTTATACATAAATCTATTTGTAAATTTTATTGACAGTGCAATTTTTTGCGCCACATCTGCTGGAAGATTTAACTTTCCCTGTAATAACTTAATCACAGTCCCTGTTTTTAATGTTATCAGAATTTCACTAGCCTTAGCCTTAGCCGCTCCAGCAATTGACATATGACTACCATCATATATCATCATTATAGTTGGTGACTTCAGATTTAGCATATCTTTACTAAAATCTTTAGGTATAACCATTCCTGTTCTTGCCTTGCTTGTATTAAAAAGTTCCTTCATTTCTTCAATATCATTTACAAAATATTTAACATCGAAAGTTTCATTTTCTTCAAATTGTTGTACTATCATCCTACTTAAAGAGGAATTATCTTGGTCATATACAACCATTGGTACGTTTTGTATCTGTTCATTAGAGAATTCATATCCTAAAAGAAAATTTATTAAAATAGGTATAATTAAAATCACTACAATAATTATTTTTTGTCTAAACAACTTACAAAATTCATTCTTTATTGTAGAAAAAATGCTTGTAATCATAAGGTTCACCACCTATTATTTAAACTGCACAAAAGCTGTCATACCAGGTCTTAATACTTTGTCCTTGTTTTCCAATTCGATTTTAACACCATATGATAAAATATCAAATTCTCCATTTTCATTTGTAGATCTTTTAGTAGCAAAGTCAGGTTTTTGATTTATTCTTACTACTTTTCCTTTAAACTTTTCTTTTGAATACGTTGGAATTTTAACATCTAATTCTTGATTTAATTTTATTTTACTTAAATCAGTTTCTTTAACCTTAACTTCAACCCAAGTATTACTTAAGTCTGATACAGTGGCTATAGACATACCAGTAGATACAAGTTCTCCTTCTTGAGAGTTTAACATAGTAACTACTCCATTAATTGGTGACACTATTTTACTATCTTTAAGATATGCCTGCACTTCTTGTAAAGCTGCTTGTGCTTGCTCTAGTTTGCCCTTAGCTGCTTCTTCCATTGCCATTGCTTGAACTACTAAAGCCTGAGCTCCACTTTTATCTTCACTTCTAGCTCCTTCTTGTGCCATGCTTAATTGTTGCTTTGACAGCTCTAGCTGTGCTGCAACTTCATCCTTTTTCTGAGCAGAAACCGCTCCTTTTTCATATAATGCATCTACTCTTTCGTAAGTCTTCGCCATTAGATCATATTGTGCCTGAGCCTGTGCTATTTCTTGATCTCTTGCTCCATTTTCAGCTTTTTGTAGTGTAGCATTTGCAGCTTGAACTTGCCCTTTAGCAGCCTCGACTTGACTTCTCGCAGCTTCTATTACTGCTTTTGCCTGCTCTTCTTTAGCTTTTAGTTCATCACTAGAAATCTCCACAAGTACATCTCCAGCTTTTACTTCTGCTCCTTCTTCTACTGCAAGTTTTATTATTCTACCAGGGAGTTTGCTATTTATACTAACTTCTTTGGCTTCAATAATACCTTGCGTTTCTATCACTTTTGGCTTACTTGAAACTTTTTCTTTTTTATTTTTACTTGTACATCCTACCAGTAAGTTTAAAAGTAGGATAGATATAATTACAAAGGATAATAACTTATTTTTTTTCATAGTAGCACCTCATTTTTATAATTTAATAAATAGTTATTCCTATATCATTGAAGTATTTCATTTTAGCTAAGTTGTATCCATATGTTATTTGAACAATTTGTTCTTCAACTTGTGATAAGTTTTCTTCTGCAGCTATTACGTCTAAGATAGTT
This window harbors:
- a CDS encoding ABC transporter permease, with the protein product MITSIFSTIKNEFCKLFRQKIIIVVILIIPILINFLLGYEFSNEQIQNVPMVVYDQDNSSLSRMIVQQFEENETFDVKYFVNDIEEMKELFNTSKARTGMVIPKDFSKDMLNLKSPTIMMIYDGSHMSIAGAAKAKASEILITLKTGTVIKLLQGKLNLPADVAQKIALSIKFTNRFMYNPTKSFRNFLNPGFGVAIVQTGIVLMGAVAIVEEEIEKKKEKIGYLIGKIIFYSLIGWISFVSSILIQSKFFNLPFRGQMSDAMKLSALMSLSVATFSIMVSTWIKNKLLATQINAVLFVPNTVIVGYTWPVMSMKESYQVVAEYFPFYHYVDNIRDMYLKGTSLSKMTQDIEWFYIFIAVTFSISLIGILRLKAPDKSIVSEEEEEEAIVLS
- a CDS encoding ABC transporter permease, with product MYFLKSIFNELKNTLKNRDIIVLLLLAPIALTLLFGGVYLNDYVEEVPIAVLDEDNSSMSRMIVQQFYENNRFDLKYYANTREELEELVEDGKAKMAVYIPKDLYKDILAGRSSEVMIALDGTNMIISNNAYSSAAEIIQTIGAGAQIKAISGKGMMPQVAQNTALAFKFTDRTVYDPRMTYMNYLILGYIAIFLQQVIVSGLGISVLKDMEKLKRENNIVQTIMDIMAKIIACGFYSLISIYASVYIVSNLFNVNIRGSMESMFILSIMFIIAISGPAIILAVMTGEKIKLAQISFMLSLPTFVSCGYVWPIDQMPEALVKGVKAIWPLIYFARPFDEVLFKGVPLEVMKGNLISMAKYAAFWLPVSILMLRLRKRTKEKPVEAN
- a CDS encoding HlyD family secretion protein gives rise to the protein MKKNKLLSFVIISILLLNLLVGCTSKNKKEKVSSKPKVIETQGIIEAKEVSINSKLPGRIIKLAVEEGAEVKAGDVLVEISSDELKAKEEQAKAVIEAARSQVEAAKGQVQAANATLQKAENGARDQEIAQAQAQYDLMAKTYERVDALYEKGAVSAQKKDEVAAQLELSKQQLSMAQEGARSEDKSGAQALVVQAMAMEEAAKGKLEQAQAALQEVQAYLKDSKIVSPINGVVTMLNSQEGELVSTGMSIATVSDLSNTWVEVKVKETDLSKIKLNQELDVKIPTYSKEKFKGKVVRINQKPDFATKRSTNENGEFDILSYGVKIELENKDKVLRPGMTAFVQFK